Part of the Pseudomonas sp. M30-35 genome is shown below.
ACATCCTCGCCAGGCTCAATCAAGCCTTTGGGCAGCGACACCTGATAGTCATCGGTGCCGCCGCAATACTCCTCGACCAACACCGCATGCTCCTTATCAAGCATGGCCACAATCATCACTGCGCCATAGCCCACGCCTTTGCCAACCAGCCGTTCGTAAGTACGCTCGACGCCATTACTGAAACGCAGTTGCAGTTCCTCAACACGAAACAAGCGACTGCTGGCAACGATTTCGCTGGCGAGTACGGTGGGCTTCTGACGCATGAAGAGAGCTCCTTAACTGTTCTTGCGAGTTATCATACCGCGCTTGGTCGGATTATCAGCCCCGAAGATTGCGTAATCACGACTCTCGCTAGCTACGCTTGCGTGGATTACCTAGCCCACAAAACTCACCGACCGACGATGAGCCGCATATGACTGCACTGCCTTGGCACGAAATCGACACCGTTCTGCTGGATATGGACGGTACCCTGCTCGACCTGCATTTCGACAATCACTTCTGGTTGGAGCATCTGCCTCAGCGTTACGCTGAACATCACAAGATCAGTCGTGAACACGCTGACGCCGAGTTGATGCCATTGTTCAAGGAACACGCCGGGCAACTCAACTGGTATTGCACCGACTTTTGGAGCCGCGAGCTCAAGCTGTCGATTCGCGATCTTAAACGTGAAGTTGCTGAACTGATTGCCCTGCGGCCAGATGCTGATACGTTCCTGGAAGCCATTCGCGCTGCCGGTAAAAGGGTGGTGTTGATCACCAACGCACACCGTGATTCTCTGTCACTCAAGCTTGAGCGCATCGAACTGGCAGGCTATTTCGAGCGCATGATCAGTTCCCATGATTATGGCTTCGCCAAAGAGAACCAGCAGTTCTGGTTTGCGCTCAAGCAGGACCTGTTATTTGATCCTGCGCGCAGCCTGTTTATCGACGACAGTTTATCGGTCCTGCGCAGCGCCGCCCGGTTTGGTATTGCCCATCTGCTTGCCATACGCGAACCCGACAGTCGGCAAGGACCGCGTGACACAGCCGAGTTTGCAGCCGTTGAGGATTACCGGGCGATATTGCAGAATTTGTAAGCCAATCCGCTCAAGTCAGATTGCATGGATGGGCTGCTGAGCCCAACTGGCGAGAAAGCACATGCGCTTGAATGCTTGAGCAGCCAAGCGCACGCGTTATTTTGAGCTAAGCCAAGGCTGGCTGGGAAAGCCAAGCCTCAGCAACTTCGAGTGCTTATTCCTGAGGAATGCGCAGTACCTGGCCCGGATAGATTTTGTCTGGATGGCTGAGCATTGGCTTGTTGGCCTCAAAAATCTTGTTGTAGGCGTTGGCATTGCCGTATTCGGCTTTGGCAATCGCGCTCAACGTGTCGCCTTTCTTAACCGTTACAAAACGTGCTTCAGGAGCCGGCGCAGCAACAGTGATGTTGTCTTCTACTTCCGATACGCCCTCAACGTTGCCCAATGCCAAAAGAATCTTTTCTTTCTCTTCCTGACTGGCGACTTCACCGCTGGCAATCACCTTTTCACCTTCGACGCTCAGTTGAATCGCAGGATTACCCAAACCAACCTTGGCCACATGCGCTTGGAGTGACTCAGCAGCTTGCGCCTCCTGGCCAACCACTGACTCCCAGAGCTTTACCCCGGCTTCTTTGACAAAACTGAAAATACTCATCGCTATTCCTCTTAATTCCTTGGAAAAATTCCGAGCTGATAATGCCCGGAAGCTGAAGTCTAGCCTGAAATGAGCATGGGCATGACCCACTGATCTGAAGAATTATTAAGATTGCCCAGCTTCCAGCACCGACTACGCGCATTACCCAAATGATTGATTGAACTCCCTCGGCAGCGCACTAGAATCGAATTCCAAACAGAGGCCTGTGCATGGATATCAAACAACTGAAGTTTCTTATCGCGCTGGATGAAACTCGTCACTTTGGCCAGGCTGCTGCGCGCTGCCACATTACCCAGCCGACCTTATCAATGCGCCTGCGCAACCTGGAGCAAGAGCTGGGGCTTGAGTTGGTTCAACGTGGTCAACGCTTTGAGGGTTTCAGCGAGGACGGCAAGCGTATTCTGGCTTGGGCGCGTACGGTCATGGCCGCCCATGACGGACTCTATGCAGAAGCCGCGGCCTGCCGTGGCCAGTTAGTCGGCACCCTGCGTTTAGGTGTGGTACCGCTTGCAGGCTTTGACCCGATGCGCCTGGTAAAGCAGTTCGCCGAAGCCCATCCGGGGCTGCGCTTTGAGCTATTCTCACTGAGTAGCGAGCAGATACTTGAGCGTTTGAGCAGCAACCAGATTGACCTTGGTTTGTCTTATGTCGAACACCTTGATCGCCAACATTACCAAAGCCTCGAACTTGCCGAATCGCGTATGGGATTGTTGTATGACCAGCGCTATTTTCAACTCCCCAACCAGCCCCTGAACTGGGAAGACCTCGCAGAGTTACCACTGGGGCTACTTTCGAGCGGGATGCACTTTCGCCAATCCATCGACCATAACTTGCGCTCACGCGGCATCACGCCAGTGCCGAGACTCGAAACAGACGCCGTCCACCAGTTGCTGCAAGCAGTCAGCGCCGGTACCTGTTGCGCAGTGATACCACTGAACAGCGGCCTCAATGATTTCACCGAAAATCTGACACTAACGCCGATAGAGGACGCCCACACATTAGCCCCACTCGGGCTCATAATGCGTGGCTTAGGCCAACGTTCGGCACTGGCCCAAGCCTGCTTTGATCAAGCTAAAATATTGTTATTAAATGAAAAATAAGTTCTAGCAACAGCCGATAGAGCGCATCGATCAAGGCATCAAAAATAGCGATTAGACGCCCTTTGATTAAAGCAATAGGCTTACTGCAAACCAATGCGCCTCTAACCTCTCTGGGGAACCGTGTATGCCCCCTGCCAAGCCGAACAAAGACATTGCTGAAATCACAACTTCACCCACCGATTACAGCTATGCCGAACTGACCGCAGACAGTGTCACCGATGCAGTGACGCTGGCTGATGAGTGCGCGCTGGCTATCAGCTACAACGGCATCAACCATGCTGTGATGATGGTTTCACCGTCCTTCGTTGAAGACTTTATTACCGGTTTCAGCCTGAGCAATGCACTGATCGACGCCAGCGATGAGATTTATGACATCCAGCTTGAGCGCAAAGGGGATGCCCTCAACGCACAAGTGACCCTGAGTAATCGGGCATTTTGGGCGCTTAAAGAACACCGCCGGCAATTAGCTGGTACCAGCGGTTGTGGCCTCTGTGGCGTAGAAGCATTGGATCAGGCATTGCCTGCACTCAAACCATTGCCAATCAGCCCGTTACCACCCGCCGAGCACCTTATTGAGCTGCGCCAACGCATAGGTGCGCAGCAGCAACTGGGCCGCACCAGCGGCGCACTGCATGCCGCATTATTGGTGGATGCACAGGGCGAAATTCAGCTCTGCCGCGAAGATATCGGACGCCACAATGCGCTGGACAAATTGATCGGCGCCTTACAAAACAACGCAATTGATACGCAACATGGCTTCGCGGTGATCACCAGCCGTTGCAGCCTGGAACTCATCCAAAAGGCAGTTCGCGCAGGTATCCGCACGCTCGTCAGCTTGTCCGCCCCTACCGCTCTCAGCGTGCAATGGGCACGGCGCCATAACCTCAACCTGATCCATTTGCCTCACCACAGTTCTCCAAGGGTTTTCAGCCCAGCACCAACAAGGCCATCCAGTCGATGAACATGCAAGTCGTTAATCCACGCTATCAACCTTACAAAGGCCCGGCTGCGGGCTGGGGTGCGTTACGTAGCGTGACGCGATTCTGGTTGGACAGTAAGCAGCCGCTGAAGAACCTGCGCGCCCTGCTCAAGACCAACCAAAATGGCGGCTTCGATTGTCCCGGCTGTGCATGGGGTGATTCTGCGGAAAGTGGCATGGTGAAATTCTGCGAGAACGGCGCCAAGGCCGTGAACTGGGAAGCCACCAGCCGCGCAGTCAACGCAGCATTCTTTGCGCGCTACAGCCTCAGCCAGCTCCGTGAACAAAGCGATTACTGGCTGGAATATCAGGGCCGTCTGACCGAGCCAATGCGTTACGACGCAGCAACCGATCACTATGTGCCGATTGCCTGGGACGACGCCTTCAAGTTGATCGCCAAGCACCTCAATGCACTCGACAACCCGAATCAGGTGGACTTCTACACCTCGGGCCGTGCCAGTAATGAGGCGGCATATCTCTACCAGCTGTTTGGCCGTGCGTTCGGCACCAATAACTTTCCCGACTGCTCAAACATGTGCCACGAGGCCAGCGGCGTTGCCTTGGGCCAAAGCATTGGTATTGGTAAAGGCACCGTCACCTTCGATGATTTCGACATGGCCGATGCAATTTTTGTGTTGGGTCAAAACCCAGGAACCAATCACCCACGCATGCTCGAACCGCTGCGTGAAGCGGTGAAGCGCGGCGCCCAAGTGGTTTGTTTCAACCCATTGAAAGAGCGCGGGCTTGAGCGATTCCAGCACCCGCAAAACCCCATTGAGATGCTCACCAACGGCTCTGAGCCGCTTAATACCAGCTTCTTTCGCCCAGCGCTGGGCGGCGACATGGCGGCCATGCGTGCCATCGCGAAATTCCTGCTGCAGTGGGAACGCGAAGCGCAGGACAACAAGCAGCCGCGTGTCTTCGATCATGCCTTCATCGAAGCACACACCCAGGGTATCGACGACTACATACATCTGCTCGACGGCACCACTTGGCAGTCATTGACCGAGCAATCTGGTTTGACCCTGCAAGAACTGGAACACGCGGCCCTGCTCTACCGTAAGGCTGAACGCGTGATTATCTGCTGGGCCATGGGCATCACCCAGCACCACCATTCGGTGGCAATCATTCAGGAAATCACCAACCTGCAACTGCTGCGCGGCAATATAGGTCGCGTTGGCGCGGGGTTGTGCCCGGTACGCGGCCACAGCAACGTTCAGGGCGATCGCACCATGGGCATCGACGAACGTCCACCCACTGAGCTGCTTGACGCACTGGAGCAACGCTTCAAATTCCGCGCACCGCGCGAAGAAGGCCACAACGTGGTTGCAGCAATTGATTCCATGCTGGCTGGCAACACCCGAGTATTTGTCGCCTTGGGCGGCAACTTCGCCCAAGCAACACCCGACACGCCAGTCAGTCACAGAGCCCTGAAAAACTGCGAATTGACCGTGCAAATCAGCACCAAGCTCAACCGTAGCCACCTGACCATCGGCACCGATGCACTGATTCTGCCGTGTTTGGGGCGCACCGATATCGACCTGCAAGCAAGCGGCCCGCAAGCCATTACGGTTGAAGACTCATTCAGCATGATTCATGCGTCTTACGGACAATTGACTCCACTATCAGCGCAGATGCGCTCAGAACCCGCAATTATCGCAGGCATGGCCAAGGCCACATTAGGTAACACCCCGGTCAACTGGGACGATTTGATTGCCGATTACCGCGAAATTCGCCAGCTGATTGCCGACACCATCCCTGAGTTCACCGACTTCAACCAACGGCTGGAACAGCCAGGCGGCTTTTATCTCGGTAACTCAGCGGCGCAACGTCTGTGGCAAACCCGCTCAGGCAAAGCCAACTTCAGGGCTAACCCGTTACTTGATGATTTAATTCCAGAACAAGCCAAACGCAGTGGTCAAAAGGCTGATCTGATCATGCAGACGTTGCGCTCGCATGATCAGTACAACACCACCATTTATGGTTTGGATGACCGCTATCGCGGCGTCACCGGCCAGCGTGACGTGATATTTGCCAACCAAGCAGACATTATCCGCCTGGGCTTCAAGCCGGGGCAGAAAGTCGATGCAATTTCGCTCTGGGATGACAAGCTTGAACGCAAGATTAAGGGCTTCACCCTGCTCGCTTTTGACATTCCTGCGGGTCAGGCTGCGGCTTATTATCCAGAAGCCAACCCACTGGTGCCGTTACAGAGTTACGGCAGCGGCAGCTTCACTCCAACCTCAAAATTCATCGCGATTCGGCTGTTTGCAAGCGCGGTCGATGAACAAATAATTCAAAGCAAAAGCGCTTAACGCTTTGCTCTGGAACTGCTGTCGCAAAAAAGCCTGAATAGCGATTATTCAGGCTTTTTTATCTACGCGACCAGGCTAGTAAACTAGCCCGCGATAATGGCAATTCAACCTCAAAAACAGCCGTTAAATAGCCATTATCCAACCTGAGCAATCAGTCTCTGACACCCGCAAATACAACAAAGTTCTTCATTAAAAACATATATTTACAATGTATACAAAATTCGGGTTATTGGTCGGATTTAGCTTGCGCAGTTACTTGCACAACAAGAGGATCACGGCATCAACATCCATTGAGTGATTGTAGTTATGAAGTACTCCTCAATTATTTTCCTGACCCTGAGCATGAGCAGTGCCAGCGTTTTTGCCGGTGGCACTGAAGCTGGAATCGGTGGCGCGCTGGGAGGCTTATTGGGCGCAGCAGTCGGCCAACAAATGGGCGGCAGCACGGGCGCTGCAATTGGCGCGGGTGTCGGCGGTGCAGCTGGCGGTGCAGCCGGTGCAGACCGTCGCAACCGTACAGAAGCAGCCATTGGCGGCGGCCTTGGCGGTGCAGGTGGCAACGTTGCCGGACGCAGTATCGGTGGCACCAATGGTGGTTTGATT
Proteins encoded:
- a CDS encoding LysR family transcriptional regulator, which encodes MDIKQLKFLIALDETRHFGQAAARCHITQPTLSMRLRNLEQELGLELVQRGQRFEGFSEDGKRILAWARTVMAAHDGLYAEAAACRGQLVGTLRLGVVPLAGFDPMRLVKQFAEAHPGLRFELFSLSSEQILERLSSNQIDLGLSYVEHLDRQHYQSLELAESRMGLLYDQRYFQLPNQPLNWEDLAELPLGLLSSGMHFRQSIDHNLRSRGITPVPRLETDAVHQLLQAVSAGTCCAVIPLNSGLNDFTENLTLTPIEDAHTLAPLGLIMRGLGQRSALAQACFDQAKILLLNEK
- the fdhD gene encoding formate dehydrogenase accessory sulfurtransferase FdhD gives rise to the protein MPPAKPNKDIAEITTSPTDYSYAELTADSVTDAVTLADECALAISYNGINHAVMMVSPSFVEDFITGFSLSNALIDASDEIYDIQLERKGDALNAQVTLSNRAFWALKEHRRQLAGTSGCGLCGVEALDQALPALKPLPISPLPPAEHLIELRQRIGAQQQLGRTSGALHAALLVDAQGEIQLCREDIGRHNALDKLIGALQNNAIDTQHGFAVITSRCSLELIQKAVRAGIRTLVSLSAPTALSVQWARRHNLNLIHLPHHSSPRVFSPAPTRPSSR
- a CDS encoding FdhF/YdeP family oxidoreductase; translated protein: MNMQVVNPRYQPYKGPAAGWGALRSVTRFWLDSKQPLKNLRALLKTNQNGGFDCPGCAWGDSAESGMVKFCENGAKAVNWEATSRAVNAAFFARYSLSQLREQSDYWLEYQGRLTEPMRYDAATDHYVPIAWDDAFKLIAKHLNALDNPNQVDFYTSGRASNEAAYLYQLFGRAFGTNNFPDCSNMCHEASGVALGQSIGIGKGTVTFDDFDMADAIFVLGQNPGTNHPRMLEPLREAVKRGAQVVCFNPLKERGLERFQHPQNPIEMLTNGSEPLNTSFFRPALGGDMAAMRAIAKFLLQWEREAQDNKQPRVFDHAFIEAHTQGIDDYIHLLDGTTWQSLTEQSGLTLQELEHAALLYRKAERVIICWAMGITQHHHSVAIIQEITNLQLLRGNIGRVGAGLCPVRGHSNVQGDRTMGIDERPPTELLDALEQRFKFRAPREEGHNVVAAIDSMLAGNTRVFVALGGNFAQATPDTPVSHRALKNCELTVQISTKLNRSHLTIGTDALILPCLGRTDIDLQASGPQAITVEDSFSMIHASYGQLTPLSAQMRSEPAIIAGMAKATLGNTPVNWDDLIADYREIRQLIADTIPEFTDFNQRLEQPGGFYLGNSAAQRLWQTRSGKANFRANPLLDDLIPEQAKRSGQKADLIMQTLRSHDQYNTTIYGLDDRYRGVTGQRDVIFANQADIIRLGFKPGQKVDAISLWDDKLERKIKGFTLLAFDIPAGQAAAYYPEANPLVPLQSYGSGSFTPTSKFIAIRLFASAVDEQIIQSKSA
- the lysM gene encoding peptidoglycan-binding protein LysM codes for the protein MSIFSFVKEAGVKLWESVVGQEAQAAESLQAHVAKVGLGNPAIQLSVEGEKVIASGEVASQEEKEKILLALGNVEGVSEVEDNITVAAPAPEARFVTVKKGDTLSAIAKAEYGNANAYNKIFEANKPMLSHPDKIYPGQVLRIPQE
- the yrfG gene encoding GMP/IMP nucleotidase is translated as MTALPWHEIDTVLLDMDGTLLDLHFDNHFWLEHLPQRYAEHHKISREHADAELMPLFKEHAGQLNWYCTDFWSRELKLSIRDLKREVAELIALRPDADTFLEAIRAAGKRVVLITNAHRDSLSLKLERIELAGYFERMISSHDYGFAKENQQFWFALKQDLLFDPARSLFIDDSLSVLRSAARFGIAHLLAIREPDSRQGPRDTAEFAAVEDYRAILQNL